The Globicephala melas chromosome 20, mGloMel1.2, whole genome shotgun sequence genome contains a region encoding:
- the SLC16A11 gene encoding monocarboxylate transporter 11, translating into MTPKPAGPPDGGWGWVVAAAAFAVNGLSYGLLRSLGLALPDLAEHFDRSAQDTAWVSALALAVQQAASPVGSALSTRWGARPVVMVGGVLTSLGFVFSAFARSLLHLYLGLGVLAGSGWALVFAPALGTLSRYFSRRRVLAVGLALTGNGASSLLLAPALQLLLDNFGWRGALLLLGSITLHLTPCGALLRPLALPGDPLGPPRSPLAALGLGLFTRRAFLVFALGTALVGGGYFVPYVHLAPHALDRGLGGYGAVLVVTVAAVGDAGARLLCGWLADQGWVPLPRLLAMFGALTGLGLLAVGLVPVVGNEESWGGPLLAAAAAYGLSAGSYAPLVFGVLPGMVGVGGVVQATGLVMMLMSLGGLLGPPLSGFLRDETGDFTASFLVCSSFILSGSFIYMGLPSALPSCRPASRPGTPPPERGELLPNPQVALLPPGGPHSTLDSTC; encoded by the exons ATGACCCCCAAGCCAGCCGGACCCCCGGacgggggctggggctgggtcgTGGCGGCCGCAGCCTTCGCGGTGAATGGGCTCTCCTACGGACTGTTACGCTCCCTGGGCCTCGCCCTCCCTGACCTCGCGGAGCATTTTGACCGAAGCGCTCAGGACACTGCGTGGGTCAGCGCCCTGGCCCTGGCCGTGCAGCAGGCAGCCA GCCCAGTGGGCAGCGCCCTGAGCACCCGCTGGGGGGCGCGCCCCGTGGTGATGGTTGGGGGCGTCCTCACCTCGCTCGGCTTCGTCTTCTCGGCTTTCGCCCGCAGTCTGCTGCACCTCTACCTTGGCCTGGGCGTCCTTGCTG GCTCCGGCTGGGCCCTGGTATTCGCCCCTGCCCTCGGGACCCTCTCCCGTTACTTCTCCCGCCGTCGAGTCTTGGCCGTGGGGCTGGCACTCACGGGCAACGGGGCCTCCTCGCTGCTTCTGGCGCCCGCCTTGCAGCTCCTCCTCGATAATTTCGGCTGGCGGGGCGCCCTGCTCCTCCTTGGCTCCATTACCCTCCACCTCACCCCCTGTGGCGCCCTGCTGCGACCCCTGGCGCTCCCTGGAGACCCCCTGGGCCCACCCCGAAGCCCGCTAGCTGCCCTCGGCCTAGGTCTCTTCACACGCCGGGCCTTCTTAGTTTTTGCTCTAGGCACGGCCTTGGTGGGGGGCGGGTACTTCGTCCCCTACGTGCACCTGGCTCCTCACGCTTTAGATCGGGGCCTGGGGGGGTATGGGGCGGTGCTGGTGGTGACGGTGGCTGCCGTGGGGGACGCGGGCGCCCGGCTGCTCTGCGGGTGGCTGGCGGACCAGGGTTGGGTGCCCCTCCCGCGGTTGCTGGCGATGTTCGGGGCCCTGACAGGGTTAGGGCTGCTGGCGGTGGGTCTGGTGCCGGTGGTGGGGAACGAGGAGAGCTGGGGGGGCCCCCTGCTGGCCGCGGCTGCGGCCTACGGGCTGAGCGCCGGAAGTTACGCCCCGTTGGTTTTCGGCGTGCTCCCGGGGATGGTGGGCGTCGGCGGTGTGGTGCAGGCCACCGGGCTGGTGATGATGCTGATGAGCCTGGGGGGGCTTCTGGGCCCTCCCCTGTCAG gCTTCCTAAGGGATGAGACAGGAGACTTCACCGCCTCCTTCCTCGTGTGCAGCTCTTTCATCCTCTCTGGCAGCTTCATCTACATGGGGCTGCCCAGTGCGCTGCCCTCCTGCCGTCCAGCCTCACGTCCAGGCACCCCACCCCCTGAGAGGGGGGAGCTGCTCCCCAACCCTCAGGTTGCCCTGCTCCCCCCAGGAGGCCCTCACTCCACTCTGGACAGCACTTGTTGA